A single genomic interval of Terriglobus albidus harbors:
- a CDS encoding efflux RND transporter permease subunit, which translates to MSQHHPPEKNEKPLQEHDLSGPQVPEHEAKQFLNLSALAVREKAITLFLLIAIAAAGVFAFLKLGRAEDPSFTIKVFTVSAVWPGATAQEMQDLVAEPLEKRMQELRNYDRVETFTRPGLALMMVSLKDNTRPEDVPEEFYQARKKLGDEAHKLPQGVFGPFINDEYSDVTFALYSVEAPGLPPRQLTREAETLRQQILQVPGVKKIDIVGERPERIFVEFSYPRLATLGVSARDIFDALVRENAVTPSGSIDTKAQQVYIRLDGALDDLEKIRDTPIAAGGRTLKLSDVADVKHGYEDPASFLVRHNGQPALLLSIVMKEGWNGLDLGKALVAEQKKISADLPAGITFSKVTDQAVNIREAVDEFMLKFFVALAVVMLVSFISLGWREGIVVAAAVPLTLAGVFVIMLATGRVFDRITLGALILGLGLLVDDAIISIEIMVVKMEEGWDRVRAAGYAWSHTAAPMLAGTLVTVIGLMPVGFARSSAGEYAGNIFWVVGFALLASWVVAVTFTPYLGVQLLPEIKALHGGHAAIYATPGYEKLRRLIAWAVRRKVVVACVVLGIFLISVAGMGFVKQQFFPQSDRPELLVEVTLPQGTSIETTNVSSKKVEEWLRQQPEAKIVTAYIGAGAPRFFFSYNPELPNPNFAKIVVLTANEKDRDHLKLRLRERVQQGLAPEARVRASQLVFGPYSPWPVAFRVMGPDLEKDRAIAAQVQAAMLANPHTRQVNLDWGERSPTVHFVLDQARLQLIGLSSHDAAEQIQFLLTGAPVTQVREDIRTVEVVARSAGTDRFDPRKLNDMTLTNRWGKAVPLSQVGHIEIRPEEPILKRRDRLPTITVQSDIDESLQPPQVSVEIEKTIQPIIATLPRGYKIETGANIEEAGKANRALVLVFPVMIVLMLTVIILQVRSFSGMFMVALTAPLGLAGVVPTLLLFHQPFGFNAILGLIALAGILMRNTLILIGQIKTNQEEGLDSYHAVVEATVQRSRPVILTALAAVLAFIPLTFSVFWGSMAYTLIGGTAVGTVLTLLFLPALYSIWFGVKPAPVPSDEAQAVLAHS; encoded by the coding sequence ATGAGCCAGCATCATCCGCCAGAAAAAAACGAGAAGCCGCTCCAGGAACACGACCTCTCTGGACCCCAGGTTCCCGAACATGAAGCAAAACAGTTTCTCAACCTGTCGGCACTCGCCGTCCGAGAAAAGGCGATCACACTCTTCCTGCTGATTGCGATTGCAGCCGCCGGCGTCTTCGCCTTCCTGAAACTCGGACGCGCGGAGGATCCCAGCTTCACGATCAAGGTGTTCACCGTTTCCGCAGTGTGGCCCGGGGCGACAGCACAGGAGATGCAGGATCTTGTTGCCGAGCCGCTTGAGAAGCGCATGCAGGAATTGCGCAACTATGACCGGGTGGAGACCTTCACCCGTCCCGGGCTGGCGCTCATGATGGTTAGCCTGAAGGACAATACACGCCCGGAAGACGTTCCGGAAGAGTTTTACCAGGCACGCAAAAAGCTCGGCGATGAAGCACACAAGTTGCCTCAGGGCGTATTCGGCCCCTTCATCAATGATGAATACTCGGATGTGACCTTCGCGCTGTACTCGGTTGAGGCTCCAGGCCTGCCTCCCCGCCAGCTTACGCGTGAAGCAGAAACTCTTCGGCAGCAGATTCTCCAAGTCCCTGGGGTGAAGAAGATTGACATCGTTGGAGAACGCCCGGAACGTATTTTTGTCGAGTTCTCCTATCCACGGCTGGCTACGCTGGGCGTAAGCGCACGAGATATCTTCGATGCACTGGTCCGCGAGAATGCGGTCACTCCCTCCGGATCGATCGATACGAAAGCGCAACAGGTTTACATCCGTCTGGATGGTGCGCTCGATGATCTCGAGAAGATTCGAGATACCCCAATCGCAGCCGGCGGACGCACGCTGAAGCTCTCTGACGTTGCCGATGTGAAGCATGGATATGAAGACCCCGCATCCTTTCTTGTTCGCCACAACGGCCAGCCGGCGTTGCTGCTCAGCATCGTGATGAAAGAAGGCTGGAACGGCCTGGACCTCGGCAAGGCTCTCGTCGCTGAACAGAAGAAGATTTCGGCCGACCTGCCCGCGGGCATCACGTTCAGCAAAGTGACGGACCAGGCGGTCAACATCCGTGAGGCAGTGGATGAGTTCATGCTGAAGTTCTTTGTCGCTCTTGCCGTTGTCATGCTCGTCAGCTTCATCAGCCTTGGTTGGCGCGAAGGAATTGTTGTCGCAGCGGCCGTTCCGCTGACATTGGCAGGCGTCTTCGTCATCATGCTTGCCACCGGAAGAGTCTTCGATCGCATCACACTTGGTGCACTCATCCTGGGCCTTGGACTTCTGGTGGATGACGCGATCATCTCCATCGAGATTATGGTGGTCAAAATGGAAGAAGGATGGGACCGTGTGCGAGCGGCCGGGTATGCCTGGAGTCATACCGCTGCTCCCATGCTTGCAGGCACGCTGGTCACTGTCATCGGTCTCATGCCGGTCGGGTTCGCTCGATCGTCTGCCGGCGAGTATGCAGGAAACATCTTCTGGGTTGTAGGTTTTGCACTGCTCGCTTCGTGGGTTGTCGCTGTAACCTTTACTCCTTATCTCGGCGTGCAGTTGCTGCCTGAGATCAAAGCCCTGCATGGCGGTCATGCAGCTATCTATGCAACACCCGGCTATGAGAAACTCCGCCGCCTGATCGCCTGGGCGGTACGGCGGAAGGTAGTTGTCGCGTGCGTTGTTCTCGGTATCTTCCTGATCTCTGTTGCCGGGATGGGGTTTGTCAAGCAGCAGTTCTTTCCTCAATCCGACCGGCCTGAACTCCTGGTCGAGGTAACCTTGCCGCAAGGCACCAGCATAGAAACTACCAATGTAAGTTCGAAGAAAGTGGAGGAGTGGCTGCGACAGCAGCCAGAGGCAAAGATTGTTACGGCTTACATTGGGGCAGGCGCTCCGCGCTTCTTCTTTTCCTACAATCCAGAGCTTCCGAACCCTAATTTCGCCAAGATCGTTGTTCTGACGGCCAACGAGAAAGATCGAGATCATCTCAAGCTCAGGCTGCGTGAACGGGTTCAGCAGGGTCTTGCGCCCGAAGCCCGTGTGCGCGCCTCACAGCTTGTATTTGGGCCATATTCACCCTGGCCGGTCGCGTTTCGCGTCATGGGGCCTGATCTGGAAAAGGACCGCGCGATTGCTGCGCAGGTACAGGCTGCGATGCTGGCAAATCCCCATACGCGGCAAGTGAATCTGGATTGGGGCGAGCGGTCGCCAACGGTGCATTTCGTGCTCGACCAGGCTCGCCTGCAACTGATCGGCCTATCGTCCCACGACGCCGCCGAGCAGATCCAGTTTCTTCTGACCGGTGCGCCGGTAACGCAAGTCCGTGAAGATATTCGAACGGTGGAGGTGGTCGCACGAAGCGCCGGAACCGACCGGTTCGATCCGAGAAAGCTAAACGATATGACTTTGACAAATCGCTGGGGGAAGGCTGTTCCACTCAGTCAGGTCGGCCACATCGAGATTCGTCCTGAAGAGCCGATTCTTAAACGCCGTGATCGTCTGCCGACAATTACGGTACAGAGTGACATCGATGAATCGCTTCAGCCTCCACAGGTCTCCGTAGAGATCGAAAAGACAATTCAGCCAATCATCGCAACTCTGCCCCGGGGCTACAAGATCGAAACCGGCGCCAACATAGAAGAAGCCGGTAAGGCGAACAGAGCTTTGGTACTGGTATTTCCCGTGATGATCGTGCTGATGCTCACGGTAATCATCCTCCAGGTTCGATCGTTCTCCGGGATGTTCATGGTGGCTCTTACAGCGCCTCTCGGCCTCGCCGGCGTGGTGCCGACATTGCTTCTCTTTCACCAGCCGTTCGGGTTCAATGCGATCCTGGGCTTGATCGCGCTAGCCGGCATCCTGATGCGCAATACGCTGATCCTGATCGGTCAGATCAAAACAAATCAGGAGGAAGGACTCGATAGCTATCACGCTGTCGTGGAAGCGACTGTACAGCGTTCGCGCCCAGTAATCCTTACGGCCCTTGCAGCTGTGTTGGCCTTTATTCCCCTGACCTTCTCGGTCTTCTGGGGATCGATGGCGTACACGCTGATTGGGGGCACCGCCGTCGGTACAGTGCTGACTCTTCTTTTCCTGCCTGCGCTCTATTCGATCTGGTTTGGAGTGAAGCCAGCACCAGTCCCGAGCGATGAAGCACAGGCAGTGCTGGCGCATTCATAA
- a CDS encoding efflux RND transporter periplasmic adaptor subunit, with protein MKKLNFSYAALVITGLVVSLAGCSQKRELDPRTEPELVRIVEVGSSSGADRAFTGVVSARVQSDLGFRVPGKVTKRLVDVGQFVRAGQQLMTIDRTDYVHAITARAETVAAAKAKAVQAASDEARYRGLVKSGAVSASIYDQIKAASDAAQADLAAAKAQEQVARDEDGYSQLVADADGVVIETLAEPGQVVTAGQTIVKLAHSGPREAAVNLPETLRPALGSAAYATLYGSTAKVPVRLRQLSNAADPQTRTFEARYVLEGIAANAPLGATVTVHLSGEGAAAMLRIPASSIIDRGKGPGVWVVNHTASTVSFQPVDVRQLDEELATINGSLRPGQEVVALGVHLLHDGERVRVETKGDVR; from the coding sequence ATGAAAAAGCTGAATTTCAGTTACGCCGCCCTCGTTATTACCGGTCTCGTGGTCAGCCTGGCTGGTTGCAGTCAGAAGCGGGAGTTAGACCCGAGAACAGAACCCGAGCTGGTTCGCATCGTGGAAGTGGGCTCGTCTTCCGGAGCAGACCGCGCATTTACGGGTGTAGTCTCAGCGCGCGTCCAGAGCGATCTGGGTTTCCGGGTGCCCGGAAAGGTCACAAAGCGCCTGGTCGATGTGGGGCAGTTTGTCCGTGCCGGGCAACAGCTCATGACGATTGATCGAACAGACTATGTCCATGCCATTACGGCGCGAGCAGAAACCGTCGCTGCGGCGAAGGCAAAAGCTGTACAAGCAGCCTCCGATGAAGCCCGCTATCGCGGACTCGTCAAGAGCGGCGCGGTCTCCGCTTCCATCTACGATCAGATCAAGGCTGCCTCGGATGCGGCGCAAGCCGACCTCGCTGCCGCAAAAGCCCAGGAGCAGGTTGCGCGGGACGAGGACGGCTACTCGCAACTGGTTGCGGATGCCGACGGCGTCGTTATCGAGACGTTGGCTGAGCCGGGACAGGTAGTCACCGCTGGGCAGACCATTGTGAAGCTCGCCCATTCTGGACCGCGAGAGGCCGCTGTGAATCTCCCGGAAACACTCAGGCCGGCGCTTGGATCGGCAGCCTATGCAACGCTCTACGGAAGCACTGCCAAAGTTCCAGTCCGCCTGCGGCAGCTTTCCAACGCCGCAGACCCGCAGACTCGCACCTTTGAGGCACGCTACGTTCTCGAAGGTATTGCCGCGAACGCTCCGTTGGGAGCGACTGTTACGGTTCATCTGTCCGGTGAGGGAGCTGCCGCCATGTTGCGGATACCGGCATCATCCATCATCGATCGAGGAAAAGGGCCGGGGGTCTGGGTCGTGAACCACACTGCATCCACAGTGTCATTCCAGCCTGTCGACGTACGCCAACTGGATGAAGAACTGGCGACCATCAACGGAAGCCTGCGCCCGGGGCAAGAGGTTGTCGCCCTTGGAGTGCATCTCCTTCACGACGGGGAACGCGTACGGGTAGAGACGAAGGGAGACGTTCGATGA
- a CDS encoding efflux transporter outer membrane subunit — protein sequence MSSYKGLSGAHNFALRIGFAFALIAGIAGCAVGPKYDRPTVKLQPFHNAPSVETRATSLPAPPLDQWWTGFRDPELTRIVKRALDQNLDLAAAMTRVQQARAAARGAGAQRMPSGNLNASTTTIHQSTESMTGRLASHLPGYDRNQNYYDLGFAASWEADLFGGLKRGAEAATAEAQAAEASQTGTRITVAAEAADAYLQIRGAQARLNFTKEQIATDDHLVELVQQRRDAGIASDRELAQAQAVLSQARATIPLITVSLEAQLNRLDVLMGAQPGTYAAELTPVAEIPDVPEISGFGSPTDLLRRRPDIIAAERMVAASNARIGQALAEYYPKLSLSGIVGSQAVAPAHLFEQQGFQPASVVGLRWRLFDFGRVASEVQSARGANAEALLRYRSSVLHAAEDVEDSFSLLVQSENRRNEIVREIAELQRVRDRSEESYAAGVIGLTDVLDADRQLLVAKDDLAVARENAARAAVGSYRALGGGWIQ from the coding sequence ATGTCGTCCTATAAAGGCCTATCTGGCGCCCATAACTTTGCTCTCCGAATCGGCTTTGCCTTCGCACTCATCGCGGGAATTGCAGGATGCGCGGTAGGGCCGAAGTATGATCGCCCAACGGTCAAGCTGCAGCCGTTTCATAACGCTCCCTCTGTCGAAACCCGTGCTACGTCTTTGCCGGCACCGCCTCTTGATCAATGGTGGACAGGCTTCCGTGATCCCGAACTGACAAGGATCGTGAAGCGCGCGCTGGACCAGAATCTTGACCTTGCCGCCGCCATGACGCGAGTACAACAGGCGCGCGCCGCTGCCCGGGGAGCGGGAGCGCAGCGGATGCCGTCAGGAAATCTCAATGCTTCGACGACCACAATTCACCAGTCGACAGAAAGCATGACGGGCCGTCTTGCCTCGCACCTACCCGGCTACGACCGCAATCAGAACTATTACGACTTAGGATTCGCTGCGAGTTGGGAAGCAGATCTGTTTGGCGGTCTAAAAAGAGGGGCTGAGGCTGCAACCGCTGAAGCTCAGGCTGCCGAAGCATCCCAAACGGGAACCAGGATTACCGTGGCAGCGGAAGCCGCCGATGCGTACCTTCAGATTCGTGGGGCGCAAGCTCGCCTCAACTTTACCAAAGAGCAAATCGCCACCGACGACCATCTCGTCGAGCTCGTGCAGCAACGCAGGGACGCGGGCATCGCTTCTGACCGTGAACTCGCCCAGGCACAAGCGGTACTGTCGCAAGCCAGGGCGACCATTCCACTGATCACAGTCTCTCTGGAGGCGCAGCTCAACCGCCTGGATGTCTTGATGGGCGCCCAGCCGGGAACGTACGCGGCGGAGTTGACGCCAGTCGCTGAGATTCCTGACGTACCGGAAATCTCCGGCTTCGGTTCGCCCACGGATCTATTGCGCAGGAGACCTGACATCATCGCTGCCGAGCGAATGGTTGCTGCTTCAAACGCTCGTATTGGACAAGCACTCGCCGAATACTATCCGAAGCTCTCCCTTTCAGGCATCGTCGGATCTCAAGCGGTCGCGCCCGCACATCTCTTCGAGCAACAGGGATTTCAGCCCGCCAGTGTAGTTGGTCTCCGTTGGAGACTCTTCGATTTCGGCCGTGTTGCCTCAGAAGTGCAGTCAGCCCGAGGCGCCAATGCAGAAGCCCTGCTCCGGTATCGAAGCTCCGTTCTGCACGCCGCTGAAGACGTGGAAGACTCCTTCAGTCTTCTTGTCCAGTCGGAGAATCGCCGCAATGAAATCGTTCGTGAGATTGCTGAGCTGCAGCGCGTGCGCGACCGCTCAGAAGAGTCCTACGCCGCGGGTGTCATCGGCCTTACGGACGTGCTCGACGCGGATCGCCAACTGCTTGTCGCCAAGGATGACCTGGCAGTGGCTCGAGAGAATGCGGCGCGTGCGGCAGTCGGCTCGTATCGCGCTCTCGGGGGCGGCTGGATCCAATGA
- a CDS encoding TetR/AcrR family transcriptional regulator — protein sequence MTLRNRRERYRSELRAETLTAARKLIQEEGYQGLTIRKLATRMECSPMALYSYFADKQALLSALALEGFEKVAKRFDSTVHRDPLTAVSRVLLDYIAYAEENPHEYRILFLSVETLGELKLSREDLQERNPAFGALFKRVETCIKAGALKGDPFAVSTVLWTAAHGAASLLITAQQFPFENRRLYAEEVVATILSGVQNRVIARI from the coding sequence TTGACTCTACGAAATCGAAGGGAACGCTATCGTTCAGAACTGCGCGCTGAGACGTTGACAGCGGCCCGCAAGCTGATCCAGGAAGAGGGCTACCAGGGGCTGACGATCCGCAAGCTCGCAACGCGCATGGAATGCTCGCCCATGGCGCTCTATTCTTATTTCGCCGACAAGCAGGCTCTACTGTCGGCTCTCGCGCTGGAAGGCTTTGAAAAAGTAGCGAAGCGGTTCGATTCCACTGTCCATCGAGATCCTCTTACTGCGGTCAGCAGAGTACTGCTGGATTACATCGCTTATGCCGAGGAGAATCCCCACGAGTACAGAATTCTGTTCCTATCGGTCGAAACTCTCGGAGAACTGAAGCTAAGCCGCGAGGATTTGCAGGAACGGAATCCTGCTTTCGGAGCGTTATTCAAGCGCGTGGAAACGTGCATCAAGGCAGGCGCGCTTAAAGGTGACCCGTTCGCTGTGAGCACAGTGCTATGGACAGCCGCTCATGGGGCGGCGTCCTTGCTGATCACGGCGCAGCAATTTCCGTTTGAAAACCGGCGGCTGTACGCGGAGGAGGTCGTCGCAACCATACTGAGCGGCGTGCAGAACCGGGTGATTGCGCGGATATAA
- a CDS encoding MarR family winged helix-turn-helix transcriptional regulator codes for MCANFRRAARALSQRYDEALRPLGLTITQFTILQALSLRGEVTQGELGEILAMDSTTLSRTLEIMNRHGWIAKHYGSDRRERRLRLTRAGESEFNRAVPYWRDIQEKLRSQLGKQHWDDLTKLINETTSIITEQENLDAE; via the coding sequence ATGTGCGCCAACTTTCGCCGCGCTGCCCGGGCGCTCTCCCAGCGCTATGACGAAGCGTTGCGTCCGCTGGGGCTCACGATCACGCAGTTCACCATCCTTCAAGCGCTTTCGCTGCGTGGAGAGGTCACCCAGGGAGAGCTCGGAGAGATTCTCGCAATGGACAGCACCACCCTGAGTCGAACTCTGGAAATTATGAACAGGCACGGATGGATTGCCAAACATTACGGATCAGATCGACGAGAGCGGCGGCTGCGTCTGACTCGGGCTGGGGAATCCGAATTCAATCGCGCAGTTCCGTATTGGCGAGATATACAAGAGAAGCTGCGTTCGCAGCTTGGCAAACAACATTGGGACGATTTGACCAAGCTGATCAACGAAACGACTTCGATCATCACAGAGCAAGAGAATTTGGATGCGGAGTAG
- a CDS encoding DinB family protein encodes MDLYGPKQLAESIRTVRRDTVLIAEDIHEDDYLFRPGAGSRSVAETLIHIAFFSNFDYFFHEEEHVTTLEAFDFGRFLRDSEYQEKRHHHTKSRLIELLKDSGESWAEWVEFLPVPFLAERVTQGDGTWKTRFEMILDTKEHEMHHLGQLTVVERMLGIIPTSHEPSATRRFL; translated from the coding sequence ATGGATCTCTACGGTCCCAAACAGTTGGCTGAGAGCATTCGCACCGTTCGGCGGGATACGGTCCTTATCGCTGAAGACATCCATGAAGATGATTACCTGTTCCGCCCGGGCGCGGGGAGCCGATCCGTCGCGGAGACCTTGATTCACATTGCCTTCTTCTCTAACTTTGATTACTTCTTCCACGAAGAAGAGCACGTGACGACACTGGAGGCCTTCGATTTTGGCAGGTTCCTCAGAGATAGCGAGTATCAGGAGAAGAGGCACCACCACACGAAATCCAGGCTCATTGAGCTCCTGAAAGATTCAGGAGAAAGTTGGGCAGAGTGGGTGGAATTCCTGCCTGTACCATTTCTGGCCGAAAGAGTTACCCAGGGCGACGGAACGTGGAAGACCCGCTTTGAGATGATCCTGGACACCAAAGAGCATGAGATGCACCATCTTGGTCAGCTCACGGTCGTCGAGCGGATGCTCGGCATTATCCCCACCTCACACGAGCCAAGCGCGACGCGGCGGTTTCTCTGA
- a CDS encoding SDR family oxidoreductase yields MKLTHRTILITGGSAGIGLTFALKFLELGNEVIVTGRRQSVLDELKKNYPKLHTIQSDVADAAQVAALARRVKTDYPKLDVLMNNAGIMLHRNLQVPTADLDGLTTEIDVNLSGLIRMNSAFIDILTANKGTLINVSSGLAFVPLSSAPIYCATKAAVHSYTQSLRFQLEESGVEVIELMPPAVKTALSADLPEGGVVSLITTDELIKQTFAAFKNGKLEIRPGQANLLALMRRLAPSMG; encoded by the coding sequence ATGAAGCTCACCCATCGCACCATCCTAATTACCGGAGGCTCGGCAGGCATCGGTCTTACTTTTGCCCTCAAGTTTCTTGAACTCGGCAACGAAGTCATCGTGACTGGTCGTCGCCAGTCGGTGCTCGACGAGCTAAAAAAGAACTATCCGAAGCTCCACACCATCCAGAGCGACGTTGCAGATGCGGCTCAGGTCGCGGCCCTCGCGCGGCGCGTAAAGACTGATTATCCGAAGCTCGACGTCCTGATGAACAACGCGGGCATCATGCTTCACAGAAATCTACAGGTTCCAACGGCTGACCTCGACGGATTGACGACCGAAATAGATGTCAATCTGAGTGGTCTCATCCGCATGAATTCCGCGTTCATTGACATTCTCACCGCCAACAAGGGAACTCTCATCAACGTTTCCTCTGGACTCGCTTTCGTACCCTTATCCTCTGCGCCTATCTACTGTGCAACCAAGGCTGCAGTTCACTCCTATACCCAATCTCTACGATTTCAGTTGGAGGAATCAGGTGTTGAGGTGATCGAACTCATGCCGCCGGCCGTGAAGACGGCGCTCTCAGCCGATCTCCCCGAAGGGGGCGTCGTCTCGTTGATAACCACAGACGAGTTGATAAAGCAGACCTTTGCAGCCTTCAAGAACGGCAAGCTGGAGATTCGGCCAGGACAGGCCAATCTACTGGCACTGATGCGGCGCCTGGCGCCTTCCATGGGCTGA
- a CDS encoding glycosyltransferase family 87 protein — protein sequence MSTASVVPKATKNPEVNLALTAGITFIWCLVFFICISTINNRPSTFGTLWASGNAANHGLNPYAAYPQTGLTTFGDPDLNYNPPFMLPIIQLFALLPIAAFARAWTITSGLLMTLAGCLLFRRTMQPGQIFWLFISVPVIATFIEGQVYCWPYLFCALALFFFSRNQTAASICIGLVVAMRPNMGLWAVLLFLAGYRKLVLRSAATVAVVYLVPLAIYGTKIYRQWISAFSNDKHWMELSNVGVMPIFARLGHRSIGAFLTVVIAAFVIWWAYRKKPDFTSVGTVGLCAAILCSPIAWFNYVMFAAPFLTARRWGKVETIAAVLLVLPYALLHDYSFPLYFAATTVFLIIGCSRNEAADQAIKVNVDARHI from the coding sequence ATGAGCACAGCCTCTGTCGTACCTAAAGCCACAAAGAATCCCGAGGTTAACCTTGCGTTGACGGCAGGCATTACCTTCATATGGTGCCTTGTCTTCTTCATCTGCATCTCGACGATCAATAATCGGCCCTCAACCTTCGGCACGTTATGGGCTAGCGGAAACGCGGCAAATCATGGCCTCAATCCATATGCTGCCTATCCTCAGACGGGGCTGACAACTTTTGGCGACCCGGATTTGAATTACAACCCGCCGTTCATGCTGCCCATCATTCAGCTATTCGCACTATTGCCGATCGCCGCATTCGCAAGGGCTTGGACGATTACATCCGGCCTGCTCATGACACTCGCAGGCTGTCTGTTATTTAGGCGAACGATGCAGCCGGGTCAGATCTTTTGGCTTTTTATATCGGTGCCAGTCATTGCGACTTTCATCGAGGGCCAGGTTTACTGCTGGCCATATCTCTTCTGTGCTCTGGCGCTATTTTTCTTCTCCCGCAATCAAACTGCCGCCTCTATTTGCATTGGCCTGGTTGTTGCCATGCGCCCAAACATGGGACTCTGGGCGGTCCTTCTCTTCCTCGCTGGATACCGAAAGCTCGTACTGCGCTCGGCGGCTACCGTTGCAGTCGTCTACCTGGTCCCGCTCGCCATCTACGGCACAAAAATCTACCGTCAATGGATCTCCGCATTCTCTAACGACAAGCACTGGATGGAGTTGAGCAATGTCGGCGTCATGCCCATCTTTGCCCGCCTCGGCCATCGCTCAATCGGCGCTTTCCTAACCGTCGTGATCGCTGCCTTCGTTATCTGGTGGGCCTATCGCAAGAAACCCGATTTCACTTCGGTTGGTACAGTCGGCCTATGCGCCGCAATTCTCTGCTCGCCGATTGCGTGGTTCAACTACGTTATGTTCGCTGCTCCGTTCCTTACTGCTCGACGCTGGGGTAAGGTCGAGACGATCGCTGCGGTGCTGCTCGTGCTGCCATATGCCTTGCTTCACGATTACAGCTTCCCACTTTACTTTGCGGCAACCACCGTTTTTTTGATTATTGGCTGTTCACGAAACGAGGCTGCGGACCAAGCGATAAAGGTAAACGTCGATGCTCGACATATATGA
- a CDS encoding radical SAM protein — protein MGLARAFRKVRSLPRSFRYARMVARALKSRRHPILAHIIPIRRCNLACAYCNEYDKVSSPVPTREMVRRIDLLDALGTEIITFSGGEPLLHPDLDDLIRRIRSHGRIATLITNGYLLTPDRIRQLNRAGLEHLQISIDNVNPDDVSKKSLKVLDQKLKWLEEHAQFAISINSVVGAGVKDSRDALIITRRALELGFDTTVGVIHDHGGQLQPLPEADRAVYEQIQNERKPGFWAFSYDNLFQKNLMAGKPNDWQCRAGSRYLYICEDGLVHYCSQQRGYPAIPLEKYTFEDLDREYWTKKPCAPYCTVSCVHRVEMIDMVRVDPRTALKKFFPPGAQGEAPNLPVGIKILSSLFLPPETDRPQSGVTKAVAGAVMRVLGIK, from the coding sequence ATGGGACTTGCGCGCGCATTTAGAAAAGTGCGTTCACTGCCACGCAGCTTTCGTTATGCGCGAATGGTGGCGCGCGCACTTAAATCACGCCGTCATCCCATCCTCGCCCACATCATCCCGATCCGACGTTGCAATCTCGCCTGCGCCTATTGCAACGAGTATGACAAAGTCTCCAGCCCGGTGCCCACAAGGGAGATGGTACGCCGCATCGATCTTCTCGACGCCTTGGGAACGGAGATCATTACATTCAGCGGTGGAGAACCGCTATTACACCCCGATCTCGACGACTTGATCCGGCGTATTCGCAGCCATGGTCGTATCGCTACCCTTATTACCAATGGATATCTGCTTACTCCAGATCGCATTCGGCAGTTAAACCGCGCCGGCCTGGAGCACTTGCAGATCAGCATCGACAACGTGAATCCCGATGACGTTTCCAAAAAGAGCTTGAAGGTTCTGGATCAGAAGCTGAAATGGCTTGAAGAGCATGCCCAGTTCGCCATCAGCATAAATTCCGTAGTGGGGGCCGGAGTAAAGGATTCCCGAGATGCGCTCATCATTACACGACGTGCTCTGGAACTGGGCTTCGATACAACCGTTGGAGTGATCCACGATCATGGCGGTCAACTGCAACCATTGCCAGAAGCGGATCGGGCTGTTTACGAGCAGATCCAAAACGAGCGAAAGCCGGGATTTTGGGCATTCTCGTATGACAACTTATTCCAGAAGAATCTGATGGCCGGAAAGCCGAACGACTGGCAATGCCGTGCGGGAAGCCGATACCTCTATATCTGTGAAGATGGACTTGTTCATTACTGTTCGCAACAGCGAGGGTACCCTGCAATTCCATTGGAGAAGTACACCTTCGAAGACCTGGACCGTGAATACTGGACGAAGAAACCGTGCGCTCCTTATTGCACTGTTTCCTGCGTGCACCGGGTAGAAATGATCGATATGGTTCGGGTGGATCCTCGCACGGCTCTGAAGAAGTTCTTTCCGCCGGGGGCACAGGGTGAAGCCCCCAACCTCCCAGTGGGCATAAAAATCCTCTCCTCACTGTTTCTCCCACCGGAGACTGACAGACCTCAGAGTGGAGTAACGAAAGCCGTGGCCGGCGCGGTAATGAGAGTGCTTGGAATCAAATGA